Proteins encoded by one window of Flagellimonas lutaonensis:
- a CDS encoding helix-turn-helix transcriptional regulator, which translates to MKNLVKVERARLNLTQAELAEKLGVSRQTIHAIEKNKFNPSVVLAIKMARLFNLSVEELFFIDEE; encoded by the coding sequence TTGAAAAACCTTGTTAAAGTAGAACGGGCTCGATTAAATCTTACCCAGGCTGAACTAGCAGAGAAATTGGGGGTTTCCAGACAAACTATTCATGCCATTGAAAAAAACAAATTCAATCCCTCCGTTGTTTTAGCCATAAAGATGGCTCGCTTGTTCAATTTATCAGTGGAAGAACTTTTTTTTATTGACGAAGAATAG
- a CDS encoding carboxymuconolactone decarboxylase family protein, whose product MALVEPLDPNHDPETKQLAEFFNETLGFCPNSVLTMQHRPAISKAFINLNKAVMANEGRVTSALKRMIAWVSSNATGCRYCQAHAIRAAERYGASQEQLDNIWEYRTHEAFSDAERAALDFALAASQVPNTVNADIKKRLHEHWNDGEIVEMLGVIALFGYLNRWNDSMGTSIEEGAVESAEQYLGKYGWEKGKHDGSIY is encoded by the coding sequence ATGGCACTAGTAGAACCCTTAGACCCAAACCATGACCCCGAAACCAAACAACTGGCCGAATTCTTTAACGAGACCTTGGGCTTTTGCCCAAATTCAGTCTTGACCATGCAGCACCGGCCGGCAATTTCAAAAGCATTCATCAATTTGAACAAAGCGGTCATGGCCAATGAGGGACGGGTCACCTCAGCCCTAAAGCGTATGATTGCCTGGGTCAGCAGCAATGCCACCGGTTGTCGCTACTGCCAGGCCCATGCCATTCGTGCCGCTGAACGCTACGGCGCCAGTCAAGAACAATTGGACAATATTTGGGAGTACCGCACCCACGAGGCCTTTTCAGATGCCGAACGCGCTGCATTGGACTTTGCCCTGGCCGCCTCACAAGTGCCGAACACCGTAAATGCAGACATCAAAAAGCGGCTGCACGAACATTGGAACGATGGTGAGATTGTTGAAATGCTGGGGGTTATAGCACTCTTTGGTTATTTGAACCGTTGGAACGACTCTATGGGCACCTCAATCGAAGAGGGAGCAGTAGAAAGTGCGGAGCAATATTTGGGGAAATACGGCTGGGAAAAGGGTAAGCATGATGGGTCTATATACTAG
- the recJ gene encoding single-stranded-DNA-specific exonuclease RecJ — translation MRWTIKPKPERSEVDRLSKELKVDGLVAHLLLQRGINNYGDAKKFFRPELSDLHDPFLMKDMGAAVERIEKAITNNENILVYGDYDVDGTTAVALMYTFLSNCHENVATYIPDRYVEGYGVSFQGVDFADDNGFSLIIALDCGVKAIEQVNYAKSKGIDFIICDHHRPGDRLPQAAAVLDPKREDCEYPYKELCGCGVGFKLIQALAHKKAKTIDDLTPYLDLVATAIGADIVPITGENRILAFYGLQVINSNPRIGFRAIIDQIKKRTLTITDVVFIIAPRINAAGRIKHGQHAVNLLTETDYDQAKKFAEEIEQFNTDRRGLDQEITEEALQQIKDNKEEKRFTSVVYNEQWHKGVIGIVASRLTETYYRPTLVFTKSGDKLAASARSVKGFDVYEALEGCADCIEQFGGHKYAAGLTLLEEQFETFKQRFEKVVSETIDPLLLTPEINIDAQIELRQITPKLMRIIRQFAPFGPGNMTPVFLARGVQDTGYAKGVGEDGKHLKLTLTQKGSKPIGAIGFNLGDKLEVVKNKNSFDIVFSLDENEWNGQVSLQLKLRDIR, via the coding sequence TTGCGCTGGACGATCAAACCGAAACCTGAACGGTCAGAAGTTGACCGCCTTTCCAAAGAACTGAAAGTCGATGGGTTGGTTGCGCATCTGTTGCTTCAGCGGGGAATCAACAATTATGGGGATGCTAAAAAGTTCTTCAGACCTGAACTTTCAGATCTACACGACCCTTTTTTGATGAAAGACATGGGTGCGGCTGTGGAGCGCATCGAAAAGGCTATCACCAACAATGAAAATATTTTGGTGTACGGCGATTATGATGTTGACGGCACCACGGCAGTAGCCCTTATGTACACTTTCTTGAGCAATTGTCATGAAAACGTAGCCACGTATATTCCTGACCGTTATGTCGAGGGGTATGGGGTTTCTTTTCAGGGAGTTGATTTTGCCGACGACAATGGCTTTTCGCTGATCATTGCCCTTGATTGTGGTGTCAAGGCCATTGAGCAGGTCAACTACGCGAAGAGCAAGGGAATAGATTTCATTATCTGCGATCACCACCGGCCCGGTGATAGGCTGCCGCAAGCTGCAGCGGTATTGGACCCCAAAAGAGAAGACTGTGAGTATCCGTACAAAGAGCTTTGTGGTTGTGGTGTGGGGTTCAAGCTGATACAGGCGTTGGCCCATAAAAAGGCAAAAACCATCGATGACCTAACTCCTTACCTTGATTTGGTCGCCACGGCTATAGGCGCTGATATTGTTCCCATAACAGGTGAGAACAGGATCTTGGCCTTCTACGGACTTCAGGTCATCAATTCAAATCCGAGAATTGGGTTTCGGGCCATCATCGACCAAATCAAAAAACGTACATTGACCATTACCGATGTGGTTTTTATCATTGCACCACGAATAAATGCCGCTGGCAGAATAAAGCATGGCCAGCATGCCGTCAACCTGCTCACCGAAACAGATTATGATCAGGCAAAAAAGTTTGCCGAAGAGATAGAACAGTTTAATACAGATAGAAGGGGTCTTGACCAAGAAATCACCGAAGAGGCCTTACAGCAAATTAAGGACAATAAAGAAGAAAAACGGTTCACTTCAGTGGTCTATAACGAGCAATGGCACAAGGGGGTCATTGGCATTGTGGCTTCGCGGTTGACAGAAACCTACTATAGGCCTACCTTGGTCTTCACCAAAAGTGGTGACAAACTTGCTGCATCGGCACGATCTGTGAAAGGATTCGATGTTTATGAGGCCCTGGAGGGTTGCGCAGATTGTATAGAGCAGTTCGGGGGCCATAAGTACGCTGCTGGGCTCACCTTGCTCGAAGAACAATTTGAGACCTTTAAGCAACGGTTCGAAAAAGTGGTCTCTGAAACCATAGACCCCCTGTTGTTGACCCCAGAAATCAATATCGATGCCCAAATAGAACTACGACAGATTACACCAAAATTGATGCGGATCATCCGCCAATTTGCCCCTTTCGGCCCCGGGAACATGACACCCGTTTTTTTGGCCAGGGGCGTTCAAGATACGGGCTATGCAAAAGGCGTGGGTGAAGATGGCAAACACCTGAAACTGACACTAACCCAAAAAGGGTCGAAGCCCATTGGGGCCATCGGTTTCAATCTTGGGGATAAACTGGAAGTGGTGAAGAACAAAAACAGCTTTGACATAGTTTTTTCTTTGGACGAAAACGAGTGGAATGGTCAGGTAAGTCTCCAATTGAAACTCCGCGATATACGTTGA
- a CDS encoding OsmC family protein — MATTNHVSTKWLGQMAFESNNPSGLHLKIDAGTEDGGQGEGLRPKALMLSALAGCSGLDVASLIKKMKLEVDDFHIETIANLTDEHPKYYNKVRIEYYFYGSNLNEGKLQRAIDLSVEKYCGVMEMFRQFAELEIETIFHHK; from the coding sequence ATGGCAACAACAAACCATGTTTCCACTAAGTGGCTCGGGCAAATGGCCTTTGAGAGCAATAATCCATCCGGACTACATTTGAAGATTGATGCTGGAACCGAAGATGGGGGCCAAGGCGAAGGCCTTCGGCCAAAGGCCTTGATGCTATCGGCTTTGGCCGGTTGCTCTGGACTGGATGTGGCTTCGCTGATCAAAAAAATGAAGTTGGAAGTCGACGACTTTCATATTGAGACCATTGCTAATTTGACCGATGAGCACCCCAAGTATTATAACAAGGTTCGAATTGAATACTATTTTTATGGGTCTAACCTCAATGAGGGCAAGCTGCAAAGGGCAATAGACTTGTCGGTAGAAAAGTACTGTGGTGTTATGGAGATGTTCAGACAATTTGCCGAACTTGAGATTGAAACCATTTTTCATCACAAATAA